Genomic DNA from Alphaproteobacteria bacterium PA2:
GCGCGCCGAAGCCCCGGGCCGGAACCCTGGAGACCCGGATCGGCCGCTCGAATTCCGACCGCAAGAAGATGGCGGTGCTGAAGGCTGGCGGCCGGGAAGCTATCACCCACTACGAAACCAGGACGATCTTCGGCCCGGAGGACAAGCCGGTCGCCGCCCTGGTGGCCTGCCGGCTTGAAACCGGCCGCACCCACCAGATCCGGGTGCACCTGGCCTCCCTGGGCGCGCCCTGTCTGGGAGACCCGGTCTATGGCGCCGGCGCACCGACCCAGAAGGTGAAGGAGGCCATGGCGGAGGCCGGTCTTACAAGGCAGGCCCTGCACGCCAGCGTCCTCGGATTTGTCCATCCGGTGACGGAAGAAACCCTGCGGTTCGAGAGTCCACTGCCCGCCGACATGGCCCGGCTTAGAGACAACCTGTCTGATTTGTAAGAAAGACTCTCAATCCGGCGCCTTGATCGCGCCATATGGCGTCACCAATCTATTGACCGGAGAGAACGGAACCTGCGCCGGGGGCGCGCGTTTCGAAGTGCAAAGGGGATAAGATCATGGCTTCGACTTCACTGACGGTGATGTCGCCGGAAGGCGGACTGAGCCGGTATCTGACAGAAATCCGCAAGTTCCCCATGCTGGCCCGGGACGAAGAGTTCATGCTGGCCAAACGCTGGAAGGAACACCAGGACCCCGAGGCCGCCCACCGCATGGTGACCAGCCACCTGCGTCTGGTGGCGAAGATCGCCATGGGCTATCGCGGCTATGGCCTGCCCATCGGCGAAGTGATTTCCGAAGGCAATGTCGGCCTGATGCAGGCGGTCAAGAAGTTCGAGCCGGACAAGGGCTTCCGCCTGGCCACCTACGCCATGTGGTGGATCCGCGCCTCCATCCAGGAATACATCCTGCGCTCCTGGTCCCTGGTGAAGATGGGGACCACGGCGGCCCAGAAGAAGCTGTTCTTCAACCTGCGCAAGGCCAAGGGCCAGATCTCGGCCTTCCAGGACGGCGACCTGCGCCCCGATCAGGTGAGCGAGATCGCCACCAAGCTGGGGGTGCTGGACGAGGAAGTGGTGTCCATGAACCGCCGCCTCTCGGGGCCGGACGGCTCGCTGAACGCCCCCATGCGGGCCGACGGCGAGAGCGAATGGCAGGACTGGCTGGAGGACAAGGACGCCGTCAGCCAGGAAACCCAGATCGCCGACAGCCAGGAATACACCCTGCGCATGAGCCTGCTGGAATCGGCCATGACCGAGCTGTCGGACCGTGAGCGGCACATCATCACCGAGCGCCGGCTGAAGGATGATCCGACCACCCTGGAGGACCTGGCCACCGAATATGGCGTCAGCCGCGAGCGGGTGCGTCAGATCGAGGTCCGGGCCTTTGAAAAGCTGCAGAAGGCCATGAAGGCCGCCGCCGTCGAGAAGCATCTCGTCGACGCCTGAGCCCCTTGGGGACTAGCTGGCCTTGGCGACGGGCCTCGGCTCGTCCTTGGGCAGGAGGGCCAGGAGCGGCCCGGCCTTGACCAGGGTGTCCCGGGGATTGAGGACGCCATTCTCCGTGGCGTCCACCAGGAACTCGTGGAAGACGCTCGCGGCTTCGGTGAGCACCGTATTGCCCACCTTCGGGCCCGAGGTCTTCAGGATCTCGGCCTGGGCGCGCAGGGAGCGCAGGGCCTGGGCCGGATCGGCGCCGATCGCCAGGAGCGAAGACTTGATGATCCTCAGGGCCTGATCGATCCGGGACTGGTCAGAGACCTCCAGGTCGGACTTGCGCTTCAGGGACCCGGAATAGTCGCCGGAGTTGAACCGCCGCCGGTCGGGACCGACATACTGCATGGCTTCAACCCACTCCCGCTGACGGAGGGTCACGGCCTCAAGCCGTCGCAGAAGGTCGCGGGTGTTGTAGGGTTTGCGCAGGAATTCGTGTACGCCGGAGTCCCGGGCGGCCATGATCAACTCGGCCGTGGGCTGGGAAATGATCGCAATGATCGGAGCCTTGCGGCAGGCGGTATAGCTGCGGCGGATCTTGCGGATCAGGTCTATGCCGTCCGAATGATCGGCCCCGATATCCACGAAGATCAGCTGTGGCTCCACCGTTCCGGCCATGGACAGGGCCGTCTTTCCGTCGGTGGCGTGAAAGGTCTGACCAGGAGAGATGCCGCGCATGTGCTCGGCGAGCATACGGGCGCTGCTCGTGGCGGAATCCACGATCATCACCTTCTGCAGGTGAGGCGCCATCTTGCGCACCAGCTTCTGTTCGTCCTCGATCACCTGACCGTGGTCTCCGTCCTGATCCACCATAAGTGGCGCAGGAGGGTAAATATCCGCTTATCGCGGTACTGCGACCTTCTGGCCTAGTCCCGGAAGGGGTCGCGGACCATGATGGTGTCGTCCCGCTGCGGGCTGGTGGAGACCATGGCGGCAGGCGCGCCGATCAGTTCCTCGACCCGGCGGACATATTTCACCGCATTGGCGGGCAGGTCCTTCCAGGAGCGGGCGCCCTGGGTGCTCTCGCTCCAGCCTTCCATCTCCTCATAGATGGGTTCGAGGGCTGACTGCGCCTTCAGGCCGGCCGGCAGATAGTCATAGACCTGGCCATTCAGGCGATAGCCGACGCAGATCTTCAGGGTCGGCAGGCCGTCCAGGACATCGAGCTTGGTCAAGGCAATGCCATCAATGCCATTGAGGATCACC
This window encodes:
- the rpoH gene encoding RNA polymerase sigma factor RpoH; protein product: MASTSLTVMSPEGGLSRYLTEIRKFPMLARDEEFMLAKRWKEHQDPEAAHRMVTSHLRLVAKIAMGYRGYGLPIGEVISEGNVGLMQAVKKFEPDKGFRLATYAMWWIRASIQEYILRSWSLVKMGTTAAQKKLFFNLRKAKGQISAFQDGDLRPDQVSEIATKLGVLDEEVVSMNRRLSGPDGSLNAPMRADGESEWQDWLEDKDAVSQETQIADSQEYTLRMSLLESAMTELSDRERHIITERRLKDDPTTLEDLATEYGVSRERVRQIEVRAFEKLQKAMKAAAVEKHLVDA